The following proteins are encoded in a genomic region of Triticum dicoccoides isolate Atlit2015 ecotype Zavitan chromosome 1B, WEW_v2.0, whole genome shotgun sequence:
- the LOC119321426 gene encoding protein FAR1-RELATED SEQUENCE 7-like: MQLVADNKLCRARLGDEHGSASVYRVGALEKAIAGFAQRETEAVVNPTVGSFFVSLDEAYEFYNIYSWESGFGVRYGASSMDSHGIKCIQQFVCACEGKPSKDSDSFRRCECKASILLLRSRDGGWRVCEHQVGHNHPCSKMCAQRSSWQSHSSIDKNTRGLIRQLRENNVPHIDDNDAKNPLSDDIQKTEETFARIKAKYPTFGYTGLQLDSNWRVRPLLWTSGQSLQYQYFGDVIIFDTTYRSDKYGTPFGLFVGVNNNFETILLGGVLMINEKTESYKWVLSQFFQLMGREHPKTILTDRCEAIEEAVLEALPSTTHRWFKWNVLRRAKDYLGFHYTKTSSFRVGLHKILNDTLTADEFERAWEMLLEEHGLENHPFLKEIYEVRHKWVKAYFSDTFCATLTSTQKSESAKHFLKQHGVPRDCSMELFAEQYEKLRSSQEPDYGFQEKRTTMDEIVLRTNLPIEKHAGEVYTRPVYEQFVQAMSESEPYVVEAVIPNLRYIARRPSSETRQKWSRVEYEVNVREDGEAFMCVCKQFEHTGMLCCHAVKVMIHLGMCEIPRLHVMPRWTAKPLQCQMHCRGEPRTDTCQQCRRSGLHDQFLDLARLACEDDRFYEVVMRGIGKLNRDLAAAEAVPRRRSTKPASLKPRRKR, from the exons ATGCAACTAGTTGCTGATAACAAATTATGTAGGGCACGACTCGGAGATGAACATGGATCTGCTTCTGTGTATCGTGTTGGTGCACTGGAGAAGGCGATTGCAGGGTTTGCGCAGAGGGAAACTGAGGCCGTGGTCAATCCTACTGTTGGGAGTTTCTTTGTTTCACTTGACGAGGCTTATGAATTCTACAACATTTATTCTTGGGAATCTGGTTTCGGAGTTAGGTATGGAGCGAGTAGTATGGATTCTCATGGAATTAAATGCATACAGCAATTTGTTTGCGCGTGTGAG GGTAAACCATCCAAGGACAGCGATTCATTTCGTCGGTGTGAATGCAAAGCGTCAATTCTTTTGCTGAGATCCAGAGACGGCGGATGGCGTGTGTGTGAGCATCAAGTTGGGCATAACCATCCATGTTCTAAGATGTGTGCGCAGAGGTCATCTTGGCAGTCTCATAGTAGTATTGACAAGAACACAAGGGGCTTGATTCGTCAACTAAGGGAAAACAATGTGCCACACATTGATGATAATGATGCAAAGAACCCGCTGTCTGATGATATCCAGAAGACAGAGGAAACCTTTGCTAGGATCAAAGCAAAGTATCCAACATTTGGTTATACTGGTTTGCAGCTTGATAGTAACTGGAGAGTAAGGCCACTACTCTGGACCAGTGGCCAGAGCCTTCAGTACCAATACTTTGGGGATGTGATTATCTTCGACACCACCTACAGATCGGACAAGTATGGGACGCCGTTCGGCCTTTTTGTTGGAGTCAACAACAACTTTGAGACCATATTGCTTGGTGGGGTGCTGATGATAAACGAGAAAACGGAGAGCTACAAATGGGTGCTCAGTCAGTTCTTCCAATTAATGGGTAGGGAACACCCCAAAACTATACTGACCG ATCGCTGCGAGGCAATTGAGGAAGCCGTATTGGAGGCACTGCCATCCACCACACACAGATGGTTCAAGTGGAATGTCCTTCGCAGGGCAAAGGACTACCTTGGTTTCCATTACACCAAAACAAGTAGCTTCCGAGTGGGGCTCCACAAAATTCTGAACGACACGCTGACGGCTGATGAGTTTGAGAGAGCATGGGAGATGCTGCTAGAGGAGCATGGATTGGAGAATCATCCATTTCTGAAGGAGATCTATGAGGTGCGGCACAAGTGGGTTAAGGCATACTTCAGCGACACATTCTGTGCTACACTGACCAGCACACAAAAGAGCGAGAGCGCGAAACACTTTCTGAAACAACATGGCGTTCCACGGGATTGCTCAATGGAGCTTTTCGCTGAACAGTACGAGAAACTGCGGTCCAGTCAAGAACCAGACTATGGGTTTCAGGAGAAGAGGACTACTATG GATGAGATTGTTCTGAGAACAAATCTACCGATCGAGAAGCATGCCGGCGAGGTGTACACAAGACCGGTGTACGAACAGTTTGTGCAAGCCATGAGCGAATCCGAGCCTTACGTGGTGGAGGCAGTCATCCCCAACCTGAGGTACATAGCACGGCGTCCCAGCAGTGAAACTAGACAGAAATGGTCTAGGGTGGAATATGAGGTGAATGTTAGAGAAGACGGCGAAGCGTTCATGTGCGTGTGCAAGCAATTCGAGCACACGGGGATGCTCTGCTGCCATGCTGTCAAG GTCATGATCCACCTAGGCATGTGTGAAATACCAAGGTTACACGTCATGCCACGCTGGACAGCCAAGCCGCTCCAGTGCCAGATGCATTGCCGCGGCGAACCTCGGACGGACACGTGCCAGCAATGCAGGCGCTCCGGGCTGCATGACCAGTTCTTAGACCTAGCGCGCCTCGCCTGTGAGGACGACCGGTTCTACGAGGTCGTCATGAGGGGCATCGGCAAACTGAACAGAGATTTGGCGGCAGCAGAGGCCGTGCCCCGCCGCCGCAGCACCAAGCCGGCATCACTGAAGCCGAGGAGGAAGCGTTGA